CTGGGTTTGAATAGTGCCTTGGTAACGCCAGGAATTTTCCATTCCGGACGTTCGTTTTTGGTGCCAAAAACCACCTGGTTGTTGGGGTCTTTGCCTAAAGCCGCCGCTACGTGGCGGAATTGCGCGGGAAAATTCGGATGGAGAAATAAAACTCGCATGGTCGGTCTCGTTTGATTTGCGTCGTAAAAAAACTATCTGTCAGAATAAATAACTGGTTTGCGATCTTCTCAGAGCGATGGCATCAATCGACCTTTGGTGCTCGGCACACCCAAATGCAATCTCTGGGAACCAAGGTTGTATTTTTAACAAGTATCTCATACTGTAGGTGCGTTAGAAATTTTTCCATAATGGCATCGGTCATCACCGAAAAGGCAGTTCCTTGCCGCTTGCCGAGCAAATTGTTTTGCCATTCGCTGAGGAATTTGCGCCATCCCAACTCGCTCAAAACATTGGTATGGTGGAAAATACACAATCGCCGACCGCGCATAACCCGAGGAATCAGCGTCAGGTAGTTAAAAATATCCCGTGGTTCCAGATGCACCATGGTGTCGTAACAAAAGCAAACATCCACCGAGTGGGAATCGATGCCGGCTAGCGACAAACCATCGAGTTTGATATAGCGGACTCGGTCGTTTCCCAACCGCTTTTGGGTGGCTTGGAGCATTTGTGCTGAAATATCGGCACACAGGAGTTTTTGGCAAAATTTCAACAGCAAAGCCGCGGTTTTGCCGCCACCAACACCAATTTCGAGCACTATATCTTCTGGTTTGATATAGGGTTGAATCAGATGCTGCTCAATGAGTGTATTGTACGTTGCGATGGAATCGGCAGCGCCAGCACCTTTGCCTTGCCATTCATCGCCGATGTATTGTAGGTCTGGGTGCAGTTTCTGCCAAGATTTGGCATATCGGTTCCAAGCACCTTCGTAATCAATTCCTTTCCCCATAATGGCATCCTCAACGATTGGCAACTGTGACTTTCCAGCGGACATCTTTGTTCCTAATTTATATCGAAACGACGTTTTTGTTTATCCCCAAGAAAAATTTTTTTGTAAAAAAGCTTCTAGCCGTTGGTTGGGTTCTTTAAAATAACGTGCTAACGGTTGGCGAACTTGCCAACGCGCGAAGCGTTGGCATACGTTTTTAGGATATTCACCGCGATTGTAACGGGAACCTGTGGATATTTTACAGGTGGGAAGTTGCAAAAAAGAAAAAACGCGATCGAGGGTCGCTTGGGGATTTTGAAAAAACCTTTCGCTTTGGAGAATGCAAAATTGCGATCGCGGAAAATATTGCAGCCATCGCTGGATTTGTTCCAAATACAGACCGCGGGATAGGTAGCTATAATGCTGGTGGTTGTAGCTGGCATAATAGTGGCAGGCAATCATTTTTTCCACTTCTCCTTGCAAGCGTTGGGATTCCTGTGCGATCGCATCTGGTAGGGACAATTGTTCGAATCCCAAACGCACTTCGTGGTAGTATTGAGAGATGGCTCGTTCCACCGGATTGCGAAGCAAAACAATGAGTTTCATACGCGGATAACATTGAAAAACCCGTTCGGGAACCAAAGGATGAAATAAATAGTAAGGCGTTGCTTCCCCCGAAATGGTCTGCGCCGGGAAATGATTCGGCGGAAAAAAGGCCTCGTACCAATCTACACCCAAATGGAAAGCCAAATCGAAAAAATGAATTTCCTTCTCTTTTGCCGGTAGAATTTGGGGATGCTGTACCAGATATTGGTATAGAGAAGTCGTTCCCCCTTTTTGCGTACCAATAATTAAAAAATCGGGCATTGCCTACCAGATTTTGCCAAGCTTGCCTCTTATACCATGCCAAGTCCCTACCAGGCAAGCCCTTATAGATAAATATTTGCGATCGCTTTCAAAAAGCCACAGCAAAATTATAGTATGGAGTGCGTATTTACAGCGGCGAAGTATCGCCAAAAATACCAACCATTTTCCCGGCGCATATTGAATTGCCAAATATGTATGGTTGCGGCAAATATAATAGTGGCGCAAGGGAGGATAGTGTTGCAAAAAAATATCGCGCTTCAATAATTTTCGATGGATGGGATAGCCAAAGCAGTGGGTTAAAATAGCCTGGGGAACAATAAAATTGCGATAGCCGGCGCGAACCAACCGCCATCCGTAATCCATATCAATGCCATCAATAAACAAATCAGCGTTAGGGAGGGCAATTTTGGCAGCAGCTTGTAAATCGAGCAAACTCCCAGAAGTAATCGGCGCATCGCAGGGATAAGGTTTGGTAGAATGGATAGACCGGTGGCGGGGTAAAAAGCGATCGCGATCGAAATAAGCACCTTCAATGACCGTATTATTTCTCGGATCGATGGCAGTAGGCGCTACAATTCCAATAGAATAAAAACAACAATATTCTTGATAAACCTGTAGCAATTTTTCCAAACAGTCTGGTGCTGGAATGCTATCTTGATCCAACATCCATAAAAAATCGTATCCTTTCGCGATCGCCCATTGCAAACCCAAACACAATCCCCCACCCACCCCAATATTTTCCGGATGGTGAAAAATCGACATTTGCGAACCATCGGCATTGCCAACAATGGGAGTTTGGGAATTATCCACCACCAAAATATGTTCCACCGCCAGCGACTGTTGGCGAATGCCAGCAATACATGCCGCAACCGCCGCCGCATCCTCGTAAGCCGTAATATAAGCAGCAACGCGCATGCTTCGATATTGCTTAGCAAACCTTCCCAACATGTTTATACCGCTGCTTGGTAGTCGCTAGCCGTGATTTTCTGACCCAAAAAGCGAATTCCCAACACCCCATCCCTACGACAGGTGTATTGTTGGTTGGTAATATCGAATAAAAATAGATTCAAAATCTCAGGCAAAGCCGGTTCTATATTTGCTGTATCCATTACAGATAGCCAGCGATTTATATTTCCTTGGACGCTAACATGGAACATATTGGTAGCTTGCAACACCCGAAAGCCATTATCGGCAAACAAGCGATACAAATCTGCAAAAGCAAATCCCGGAAGATAGTGCTGGAAATTTTCCCATTCTTGCTGGCATAAATCTGGGTCTTGCTGTTCTTGTTTCGAGGCAAAAGGAACCGAGATGTACAAATATTTCCCTGGTTTTACCTTCGCTGCCATCTGTTGAAAAGCGCGTTCGTAATTTTGAATGTGTTCCAAACATTCAATCGACATGACCAGGTCGTATTCTGGTGTCGGATCGATTTGTAAAATATCCCGTTCGTAAAACTGTAAATTGGCAAAAGAATTGCGATTAACCTGGGATTCTGCTATAGAAATATCAGTGGCATCGATGCGAACCTGGGGAAGCCTGCCAGCCAAAAAAGATTCTTGATAAGCTTCCCCGCAGCCAACCGATAAAATTTTTTCTACGCCTTCTGTTTTCCCCAACCCATCGGCTAAATGGGCCAACCTCAAAAAATAAAGACCTTTCCGAGCAACACATTCCCAAAGAATGCGATGTAACTTTTCTTCTGTTTCTAGGTCGATAGATGGCTTGTGTTCTTTGTGGGGAAACAAAAACCCATCCAGTTGATAAGCAGTGGCTTGACGGTAGCAACAGGAAAAACAAATGGCTGCCGCTAGGGGGTCTTGATTTCGCCAACAAATATCGGTAAAATTATGATTTGTCCATAGAGTAATAGCATTTCCTGGCAAGCTATCGCTGGTAATATCAAACCAATAAATTTTATTGTTGCTATCTAAAATAGGGTCAAAATAAAAAGATTGCCAGCTATTATCAGCAAAGGAACGGGTAGATTGAGAAATCTGGCGTAATTTTTCCGTGCGATCGCGATTCCAAATGGTGACATAAACTGTGGCATCAATTTGCTGGCAATAGGTAGCCACCAACAGAGAGATTCCGTTGAGGCGATTGTTCGTTGCGCGGAATTTTTGCGACAGGTGAACTTGGGAAGTAATTTCTCCTACGTGGGTTTGGGTAGAATCTAAAATGGCCGATACGGAACTGTTAGCGTTTGACATAATTTTTGCGAGCAGTTTGAGTGTTACGAACGATGGTTTGAATAGCATCGCGCCACTGCCAAGCAGTATGCTGGAGGGTACGCTGGGAAAATACGTATTCCTTGGCTCGATTGGCTATGGTTTGGCGTTGGGAATGGTTTACCATCATGAAATCCAATGCCTCAACCCAGGCATCGGGATGGTTGTCAGTTAAATATCCAGTTTCCCAATGGCGTACAGTATTTTGATAGGCAGGAACGTTACTGCAAATACAGGGAATTCCCAAAGCACTGTAATCCAAAAATTTGATATCCGACTTACAATTGCTAAAAGGATTGTTTTCTAAAGGCGCGATCGCTAAATCCCAATGGAGATTTTGTTGCATCCAACGGACAAAATTGGGATACTCGCCGTGTTTTCCCACATCCAAAATTTGCCAAGGCATCCCCGCGAAGGCTTCCAGAACTGAAGACTCGGAAATCCCCCCCACCAACTGCAATTCCCAAGTATCTCGATGTTTGTACAAAACTTCCCGCAACGCCTGCAAAACCATCATCATATCCCCATCGTGGGTATAGGTTCCCATGTACCCCAAAACCAGCTTTTGGGAAGGATTTCTTGGCTGCGCCGCCGCTTTTTTGCCTAACAATTGTTCGTCAATAGCATTGGGAACCACAAAAACATTGGCATTCATTCCTAACAAACGCTGCTGGAGATTTTCCGTAGAAACCAACACCCCATCCGCTTCGCGAACCAGATAGCGGATCGTCATTTTTTGTTCTAGCGTCAATCCCTTTTGGGAAGGTCGGTGTTTGGGTAAATCAAGTAAATTATCATCGAGACTGTAAATCAAACAAGTATTATCGCGGCGGATTTGTTCCACCAAAGCCTCCACTTTTTCTAGAGAGACCGTTTGAGGTTGCCAAAGCCGTTCTACAATCGCAACATCGGCCGAACGATACTGAGTATCGTAGCTCAGCCGAAACGAATTCGCGATGCTGGGATGCTGCAGCGGTCGCAACAAGCGAATATGGGAGGTACTGTGGGGTTCGTGGGGGTGGGTATGTTCGTAGATAACGTGGACTTTCATGAAAATATCTGGCTGGTGGGGGTCAATACAATTCGCCAACAGTTGGTCGGGAATTAAACCATTTCTTCAGTGGTTGGTAAATGCAGAAACTTCTTCATTTTCAACCAGGAACTGCGCAGCCGCCAAAATTTGCTGCTTTTCATGGCAGCAATCATGGCTTGTTGGTGTAGTAATTCCGCTTGCAATTGGGTAATGGAATTCTGTAAGTGTTTGACTTGCTGTTCCGTGGCAGAAATTTGGCTGGATTCGCGTTTTCTGGCCCAACCCATGCGACCGCCGTGGGTAATGGCAAAATCGGTAAAATCGGGATGCTGTTTGACCAGCAATTCGTAGACCATTTCTACTTGGGGAGTATCCAATTCGCGATCGCTTAAATGGCCAAATTCTTCTCGCCAGTTGGGAATACAGCCACGCAAAACAAAATTCAAATCGTCAAAAACGATCCATCCCCCCGGTTTTAGCAATTTCGCCACCAACGCAAAAGCCAACCCATCGGTTTCCCATTGATGCGCGCCATCCAAAAAACAAAAATCAAAAATGGGAGTACAAATATTGTCTTGGGTCTGTTTGGCAATTAAATCGGCCAAATACCAATTGTATCCCAACGGTTCGATCGCCACTTCCAAGGTATCGCCAACTTGGGTATGTTCTTGCAAACGGTAGGGATTGACCGATTCGTATAGCTGGCGATCGCAAGCCACCACTTTGCCACCGCCATTCGCTGCCACCGCCGCCGCCATCACGCAGCTGGTGGTTCCGAAACCGCATCCCAATTCCAACCCCCAATGCAACTGATGGCTAGCAACAAACTCGTAAATATCGGCGATCGCATCTTCGGGAAGTAAAAAAATCGATTCCGGCCAAAAACCGCCAATTTCGTAACTTTGTAGCCGTTGCCAAATGGTTGCAAAATCCATAACCTATTCAAAATACAGGACCCAAGGCTGCAACGCAGTTCAATAGAAGACCATCCCAAATCAAAGCAACGCACATTTGTCAGTGCGGTGAATTGTACCACGTACCCAGCGATTTGCTAGCGAGCCACATAGAATTACGCGCCATCAAACAAAACCTCTAGCATATTGTACGCCGATCGCTGCGGGAAATACTGGCAAGCGTCTGCCATGGCTTGACGAACCAAACCATCGCGCAAATAGCGATCGCCAACCAAACGACTCACCGCCGCCACACAATCTTCGTGGGATTCGCTATCTACCACCAACCCATTTTCTCCATCGCGGACAAAACTCACCGAACCACCGCGGCGGGGAACCACAACAGCCGTTCCGCAAAGCATCGCTTCCAACGCCGTCACCCCCAAAGCTTGAAATTTAGAAAAATCCACAAAAATATCCGCTTCGTTCATCAAAGCAGCTACTTGGCGGCGTTTTAACATGCCAGCATGGCGCCAGGTAAAATCGTGGGGAAGTTCTTGGAAACGGGGGTCTTCCGAAAGGCAGCCAAACAAAACAATATCCACATCGCCACCAAAGCGACGGTCGATTTCCCGCAAGACTTCCATCGTAAACCGCGGATTGCGTCGTGGGGTACTGGGACGAATCATCGCTGCAATGCGTACTTTGGCCGATCCATGTCGAAGCAGGGAATTTTCCTGCCGCAGCTGTTGGAAAGGTCGCGGACGAAACAAGTCTACATTGGCGCTGGGACCAATTAACGCACAATCTACGCCGATATGTTTTTTTACCTCATCGCGATTCCACGGCGTTTTGGTAATGCGGACCAAATCCCGGTAGCGGGTGTAGGAATTCCAGGCGCGTTTGTATTCGGCAGACCCAGGAGAAAAGAAATAAGGCTCAAAATCCAGGATGTAATAAGCTTTCACCGTTTGATTGGGAAAGCGATCGAGTGCATCCATCCACTCCACAGAAGCATATAAAGTGGCAACCACTGCATCAAACTTGGGAAGAATCTTCCCCAACTCCTGCGGACCTTCCGCATAAACCACCGGAACCGGCAGGTCGGGATATCCCCGTTCAAAACCAGCTTGCATATGCGTCCAATTGGCAATTCTGGCGTCTACTCCCATTTCTTGCATGGCTTGCGCCGCTTGCAGGACCAAATTGCCACCACCGCCAGGTTCGGAAATTGGTAGTAAAAAGAGAACTCGCTTGCCTTCCCATTTCGCCATCCCTTTCTCGATGAGTTCCCGCTGTTGCCACAAATTGCGGACACGGACCCGGATGCCTTCTAACACCCGGTTTTCCCGGCATTGGCTAACGCCAAAGGTAATGAGGTCTTGACCGTGTTTGCTGGCTAAAAGGCGATCGGCATTTTCGCAGAGGCGGCGACGGCGATCGCTGGTGTAACTGCGCGCCTGGTGGTGGTAAACGTAGGCATCGTCAGCAACCGCCAATTGCCATCCCGCCTGACGGGTTCGTAGGCAATAATCGTTCTCTTCTCCATATCCGGCAGCAAAGGTTTCTTCGTCGAAAATGCCAATATCTTCAATTAGCCGTCGCCGAATCAACAAACAGAACCCATTGAGAAACGGAATGCGGGGGTACAACCGCGCCGATACCTGCGCGATCGCATTGGCTACTTCTGCAGTATCCATTCCCTCTGGCAGAAAATTATCGGCCCAATCGCCGCGTTCGTCAAAAATTTCCGGAACCGACTGCCAAGAAGCTTTATTGGAAAGCGGTCCCACCAAACCAATGGTAGGGTCGGATTCGGCACATTGAACCATGCGATCGAGCCAATTGGGTGTCACAATGGTATCGCTGTTCAACAGCAAAGCATAATCGCCGCTGGATTGTCGCAATCCCTGGTTGGCCGCTAGGGTGTAGCCGCGCGCGTTTTCATTGCGTAGTAGGGTGGCGTTTTGGGAAGTGGCAAAGCGTTCTAAATAGGTTTTGGTTTCCACCTTGCTGCCGTCGTCTACCAAAATTAGGTGGTATGGCATGGAGGTGTAGCGAATCACAGACGCCAAACACCGTTTGACATCTGCCAAAGCGTTGTGAACGCAAACAATAATATCTACCGTTGCTGTATGAGGTTGTAGTGGTGGTGGGTAGGGAACTTCCTCAAAAAAAGCTTGCGATTGGGAATCTGGTGGCGTTGTGGTTGCTGGTGTCGGCTGCGATTGGGGAATCGGTGGCATTCCCACTTCTACCGTTGGCGCTTTCAGGTAGTCGGGATTTCTGGTGAAGAGAAATTTCAGGCGGTTTTTCAAGCGAAACCAGGCATTGCGCAGCTGCCAAAACTTGCTGGTTTCCATGGCCGTGATGGTTAAATTGGCGCGATCGAGTTGCCATTGGGTGGTGGATAGTTCTTGTTGGGTTTTTTGTAGCTGCGATTGCCACTGAGATTGCGCTTGCGCCTGGTCTGCTTCTTGTTGCTGCAGTTTTTGTTCGTATTGCTGGCGAATTTCTTCGCGTTCTTGATGGAGTTTTTGGGATTTTTCGGCAAATTCTTGTTCTTTTTGCCAGAGTTTTTGCTGCCACTGGCGTTCGGTTTGCTGCAATTTGGCTTGCAGGGGTTCTACTTGCGATCGCAACTGTTGTAGCTGTGTTTGCGATCGCTGTAACTGTCGGGACAAATCTTCTTGTTTTTTTAGCGATCGCTCTAATTGTAATTCAATTTCACGGCGTTTTTCCTGTTCCGATAAATAGCGAAATTCTGCCTCTGCAAATACGTTGGCAAAATGCGCTGTATACAAACGCAAATGCTTTTGACTGATGTATCGAACCAGCTGGCGGCGGTTTTCTGGCAAGTTACAAGCACTCACCATAGAGTTGTGGCGGCAGCGATAGTCAAACAAAACTTCCGGAAGGCGATAAAACTGCCATTGGTTTTCCAAAGCTGACAGCCAAAAATCCCAATCTTCATATCCCAACTGTTTGGGAATATGGGGATCGTAACCACCACAGTCTTGCCAAACCCGCTTGCGAATCACTGCACAAGCATCGATTTGATTGCCATTGAGAATTTGACTTAAATCCACTTCGGGAAATTCCCAAGTTCCCGTTTTCTCGCCAAACAGTTCCGCATAGCCGTGAACCACACCCACTTGGGGATAGGTATCCAAAATTTCCGCACCTTTGGTAATATAATTGGCGCGAATGCGATTGTCCGCATCCAAAGGTAAAAAATAGCGACCCTGCGCTGCTTTTACACCTGTATTTCTCGCCGCTGCCAAACCAGCATTTTCTTGGTGTTCGATAACTCGATAGCCTCGTTCTTTTAAATAAGTAAGGGTCTTTTGGGTAAGTTCCTCTGTAGAAGCATCGTCAATAATAAGAATTTCGTAAATCGGTTGCTGGCAGGTTTCCACGCTGGCAATGGCCTCTAGAAGAAATTCCCCGTGGTTGTAACAGGGAATAATGACTGAAACGGCAATATCTGTTTTCTCGTCAGGGGTTTTGGCAATTTGGCTGTCTGGTTCTTCCCAGATTTGCGGCTGGTTCATAGCAACGTCTCCTCGAAATGCTTTCCTATTTTACCGGAAAAACCATCCCCATACCTGCTTTTTGAAATTGTGCCAACCTTGATAGACCGGCCAAAATTTGGAAGCTTGGATGGTGGCTAGTTGCGATCGCAATTGTTGGAGTTCCCACAGGTATTTTTGTTGTTGCTGCATCGATTGCAGGCTATCTCGATACATTTGCAAAACCAATTCCGCCGCCTCGCTATTTTCCGAGTTTGATAAATTACCCGAAAAACCGCTAGGCAAATCGGCAACACTATCCAAATTTGCCAAAAGTTGCAGGCTTTCCGGATACAAGCGTTCCAGCAAACCCACCAGAGGATGGTTTCTAGGTAACTGGCGAAACATTTGCGCGTCGAAAATAGAAGCAGCTTCTGGTTTGGCTTGCCAATGGGGGGGGGACGAAAATTGAAATTTCTCCCGCAATAATTGTACGAGTTTTTCTGGTTCCTCCCACAAACGATTGACATTGCATAAAATACAGCGGTGGGGATGGCGGCGATAAAAGTCCCACAGGTGGCGATTGTAATACTGCCAAATTTTTAGGGGATAGTCGGGGTTTTCTAAAAAAATGGGTGCGTTCAAACGGAAAATGGAATCCACCACATCCCAAGGATAGCGATAGACCAATATGTAATTGGTTTCTGGTAGCAATTCCTGCCAAAAATCAAGTAAAAGGGTGGTGCGCGGATCTTTCCATCCCCACCAGCGATGTTTCTGGCGTTTGCGGAGAAGTTCTTTGGCAGCTTCTGTATAGTTGGAAAATTTTTGGCGGTCTAATTGTTCGTTTTCTGTCCATCCCCAATCGACCCAACCGCCATCGTCTTGCGGACAGCAATCCGCTAATAGCGATCGCTGAAATTGCAAAAAATCAATATCTTCAAAATAGCCTTTGGCATTGTGTCGATCTGCCTGCCAAAATTCTTCCCCCAAATCGACTCCCAACGCCTGCAAAAAAGCTGCTGTCAGTGACGTACCGGAACGATGCATTCCCGCGATCGCAAGTGGTGGATGTAGCATTTCTATGTCTCCCACATTTCCTGCCACTGGGGTTTGGGAAAATTATATAAATGGGAGGACGTTTTTACCCGCGTTGGCGTTCCTTTGATTGCTACAAATGTAGCGCGATCGGCTTGTTTTTGCTGTCGCATAACTTCATATTTTGGTACCAAAGGTTGGTGGCATTCGTAAACAGATGTAAACCC
This sequence is a window from Geitlerinema sp. PCC 9228. Protein-coding genes within it:
- a CDS encoding class I SAM-dependent methyltransferase; translated protein: MSNANSSVSAILDSTQTHVGEITSQVHLSQKFRATNNRLNGISLLVATYCQQIDATVYVTIWNRDRTEKLRQISQSTRSFADNSWQSFYFDPILDSNNKIYWFDITSDSLPGNAITLWTNHNFTDICWRNQDPLAAAICFSCCYRQATAYQLDGFLFPHKEHKPSIDLETEEKLHRILWECVARKGLYFLRLAHLADGLGKTEGVEKILSVGCGEAYQESFLAGRLPQVRIDATDISIAESQVNRNSFANLQFYERDILQIDPTPEYDLVMSIECLEHIQNYERAFQQMAAKVKPGKYLYISVPFASKQEQQDPDLCQQEWENFQHYLPGFAFADLYRLFADNGFRVLQATNMFHVSVQGNINRWLSVMDTANIEPALPEILNLFLFDITNQQYTCRRDGVLGIRFLGQKITASDYQAAV
- a CDS encoding class I SAM-dependent methyltransferase, whose amino-acid sequence is MDFATIWQRLQSYEIGGFWPESIFLLPEDAIADIYEFVASHQLHWGLELGCGFGTTSCVMAAAVAANGGGKVVACDRQLYESVNPYRLQEHTQVGDTLEVAIEPLGYNWYLADLIAKQTQDNICTPIFDFCFLDGAHQWETDGLAFALVAKLLKPGGWIVFDDLNFVLRGCIPNWREEFGHLSDRELDTPQVEMVYELLVKQHPDFTDFAITHGGRMGWARKRESSQISATEQQVKHLQNSITQLQAELLHQQAMIAAMKSSKFWRLRSSWLKMKKFLHLPTTEEMV
- a CDS encoding glycosyltransferase gives rise to the protein MNQPQIWEEPDSQIAKTPDEKTDIAVSVIIPCYNHGEFLLEAIASVETCQQPIYEILIIDDASTEELTQKTLTYLKERGYRVIEHQENAGLAAARNTGVKAAQGRYFLPLDADNRIRANYITKGAEILDTYPQVGVVHGYAELFGEKTGTWEFPEVDLSQILNGNQIDACAVIRKRVWQDCGGYDPHIPKQLGYEDWDFWLSALENQWQFYRLPEVLFDYRCRHNSMVSACNLPENRRQLVRYISQKHLRLYTAHFANVFAEAEFRYLSEQEKRREIELQLERSLKKQEDLSRQLQRSQTQLQQLRSQVEPLQAKLQQTERQWQQKLWQKEQEFAEKSQKLHQEREEIRQQYEQKLQQQEADQAQAQSQWQSQLQKTQQELSTTQWQLDRANLTITAMETSKFWQLRNAWFRLKNRLKFLFTRNPDYLKAPTVEVGMPPIPQSQPTPATTTPPDSQSQAFFEEVPYPPPLQPHTATVDIIVCVHNALADVKRCLASVIRYTSMPYHLILVDDGSKVETKTYLERFATSQNATLLRNENARGYTLAANQGLRQSSGDYALLLNSDTIVTPNWLDRMVQCAESDPTIGLVGPLSNKASWQSVPEIFDERGDWADNFLPEGMDTAEVANAIAQVSARLYPRIPFLNGFCLLIRRRLIEDIGIFDEETFAAGYGEENDYCLRTRQAGWQLAVADDAYVYHHQARSYTSDRRRRLCENADRLLASKHGQDLITFGVSQCRENRVLEGIRVRVRNLWQQRELIEKGMAKWEGKRVLFLLPISEPGGGGNLVLQAAQAMQEMGVDARIANWTHMQAGFERGYPDLPVPVVYAEGPQELGKILPKFDAVVATLYASVEWMDALDRFPNQTVKAYYILDFEPYFFSPGSAEYKRAWNSYTRYRDLVRITKTPWNRDEVKKHIGVDCALIGPSANVDLFRPRPFQQLRQENSLLRHGSAKVRIAAMIRPSTPRRNPRFTMEVLREIDRRFGGDVDIVLFGCLSEDPRFQELPHDFTWRHAGMLKRRQVAALMNEADIFVDFSKFQALGVTALEAMLCGTAVVVPRRGGSVSFVRDGENGLVVDSESHEDCVAAVSRLVGDRYLRDGLVRQAMADACQYFPQRSAYNMLEVLFDGA
- a CDS encoding glycosyltransferase, which encodes MRVAAYITAYEDAAAVAACIAGIRQQSLAVEHILVVDNSQTPIVGNADGSQMSIFHHPENIGVGGGLCLGLQWAIAKGYDFLWMLDQDSIPAPDCLEKLLQVYQEYCCFYSIGIVAPTAIDPRNNTVIEGAYFDRDRFLPRHRSIHSTKPYPCDAPITSGSLLDLQAAAKIALPNADLFIDGIDMDYGWRLVRAGYRNFIVPQAILTHCFGYPIHRKLLKRDIFLQHYPPLRHYYICRNHTYLAIQYAPGKWLVFLAILRRCKYALHTIILLWLFESDRKYLSIRACLVGTWHGIRGKLGKIW
- a CDS encoding class I SAM-dependent methyltransferase — its product is MPIVEDAIMGKGIDYEGAWNRYAKSWQKLHPDLQYIGDEWQGKGAGAADSIATYNTLIEQHLIQPYIKPEDIVLEIGVGGGKTAALLLKFCQKLLCADISAQMLQATQKRLGNDRVRYIKLDGLSLAGIDSHSVDVCFCYDTMVHLEPRDIFNYLTLIPRVMRGRRLCIFHHTNVLSELGWRKFLSEWQNNLLGKRQGTAFSVMTDAIMEKFLTHLQYEILVKNTTLVPRDCIWVCRAPKVD
- a CDS encoding glycosyltransferase, with translation MANCIDPHQPDIFMKVHVIYEHTHPHEPHSTSHIRLLRPLQHPSIANSFRLSYDTQYRSADVAIVERLWQPQTVSLEKVEALVEQIRRDNTCLIYSLDDNLLDLPKHRPSQKGLTLEQKMTIRYLVREADGVLVSTENLQQRLLGMNANVFVVPNAIDEQLLGKKAAAQPRNPSQKLVLGYMGTYTHDGDMMMVLQALREVLYKHRDTWELQLVGGISESSVLEAFAGMPWQILDVGKHGEYPNFVRWMQQNLHWDLAIAPLENNPFSNCKSDIKFLDYSALGIPCICSNVPAYQNTVRHWETGYLTDNHPDAWVEALDFMMVNHSQRQTIANRAKEYVFSQRTLQHTAWQWRDAIQTIVRNTQTARKNYVKR
- a CDS encoding sulfotransferase domain-containing protein — protein: MPDFLIIGTQKGGTTSLYQYLVQHPQILPAKEKEIHFFDLAFHLGVDWYEAFFPPNHFPAQTISGEATPYYLFHPLVPERVFQCYPRMKLIVLLRNPVERAISQYYHEVRLGFEQLSLPDAIAQESQRLQGEVEKMIACHYYASYNHQHYSYLSRGLYLEQIQRWLQYFPRSQFCILQSERFFQNPQATLDRVFSFLQLPTCKISTGSRYNRGEYPKNVCQRFARWQVRQPLARYFKEPNQRLEAFLQKNFSWG
- a CDS encoding sulfotransferase, whose protein sequence is MLHPPLAIAGMHRSGTSLTAAFLQALGVDLGEEFWQADRHNAKGYFEDIDFLQFQRSLLADCCPQDDGGWVDWGWTENEQLDRQKFSNYTEAAKELLRKRQKHRWWGWKDPRTTLLLDFWQELLPETNYILVYRYPWDVVDSIFRLNAPIFLENPDYPLKIWQYYNRHLWDFYRRHPHRCILCNVNRLWEEPEKLVQLLREKFQFSSPPHWQAKPEAASIFDAQMFRQLPRNHPLVGLLERLYPESLQLLANLDSVADLPSGFSGNLSNSENSEAAELVLQMYRDSLQSMQQQQKYLWELQQLRSQLATIQASKFWPVYQGWHNFKKQVWGWFFR